The genomic interval CCCCACCGGCATCACCGCGGGCATCGCCGAGGCCCTGATCGCCACCGCCACCGGCCTCGTGATCGCGATCTACAGCCTGGTCGCGTACAACTACTTCCTCGACCGCGTGAAGCACCTGGTCT from Armatimonadota bacterium carries:
- a CDS encoding MotA/TolQ/ExbB proton channel family protein, with the translated sequence PTGITAGIAEALIATATGLVIAIYSLVAYNYFLDRVKHLVSEMEVRATQLANTLAERRGTVAQAARDLSDAEKLAAIVS